The genomic interval GTGGAGTGAACCCCTGAACGCGGACAGAGGAGCAAGGGATGTCGCCCCGGTCAGCCCGTAGGCTGATCAGCAGATGGAGGGAGACGGACAATGCCCGGACGAATGCACAGCCGCGAATTCAAGCTCGAAGTCCTTGAACAAATCGAACGCAAGCAGAAAACGACCGCCCAGTTGTGCCGCGAACACCAGCTTTCACCGAGCCTGATTCACCGGTGGCGCAAGGAAGTGGAAATGCGTGGCGGCGCGGCCTTTACCGATATGAAGACGGGAGATCAAGCGTTAGAGAGGCGAATTGCCGAACTGGAACGGTATTGTGGGCAACTTGCCCTGGAAAATACAATTCTGAAAAAGTCGTTGGCGAACTACCGCACCAGGAGCGGCTCGAGATGATGACGGATGCGCGTGACGCGCATCCAGAACTCACGGTGGTTCGCTTGTGCGAAGCCTTTTCGCTGAGCCGCAGCTGTTTCTACGAATACAAAAACAACGAAGATACTGACCCAGACGACGAATTGGCGACTGAGATAGAAACCATTATT from Deinococcus fonticola carries:
- a CDS encoding transposase, with the protein product MPGRMHSREFKLEVLEQIERKQKTTAQLCREHQLSPSLIHRWRKEVEMRGGAAFTDMKTGDQALERRIAELERYCGQLALENTILKKSLANYRTRSGSR